The window tgGTGGGAATGGTGCCTGTTTCATATACCTACGATATATATGAAAGTGCTTTGTCGTCGTTTATCTTAGAAATATGCTTTTTTCGTTACAAGATTTATTTGAGGATATGGAGCACAATGTTTAGTCATGAATAAGTTGGTTGAAAATAACAACCAGATTTTTcatggtaaaataaaaagaatgtactGCTCACAACAGGCCATCTTCAGTTCTAGTCATGAGAGCCAAGTTTCCTGATGAATGACTTTTAGTAAGAAACTTTTCAATGCAAAATATTGACCATCCATATATCAAAATATGTTGACTATGAGACTCGCTCAGTCTTTATTGCTTTTAGCATCATCCTTTTTTGTGTGTAGATTTCCAGAATTAGAAAGTACCTAGACTATCCTCCGTAGGAGAGTATCTGCACCACTTCGGCCCATTTAAAAGATAAGCTgagctggtagcaccaaggttgctggttcgatacCCGCATGGGCTggtgtgagttgcgccctccttaaaaaaaagaaatgaaaaaacaaataaatgaataaataaataaaaatgtttgtaaaagaTATCCTGGAAAAGTTAATTCTATAACTGCTCTCAGGACCTTAATCCAGTATTTAAATCTAGTCAGGAAATTCTCAGGAATTTAACAGcataaaaagttttgttttcagtcaCGTTGAAGAATGGAAGGTATGCTGCTTAGTCAGCATTCCACCCAGCTGAAATTGAAATATTTGCCAATCagtgctctctttcttctctgaaagCCAGCCCCCACCAAGGTTTCTTAGTTCCACACAATAGATGTTCTTTAGAAACGCAATATataagtaaaaaggaaaagaaaaaaaaaatctaagcaatTTGCAAGAGTCCTTGTAGCACCATTCACATTCCTACTTGAATATCAAGATCTGAAGATGTTCTTGTACATATGACAATACACTGTAGAGATCAATGAAACCATCCAAAAGATCTGTTTTCAGACTGTGCTATTGTTTGAAGCAGAAGTGCTGATGTTATATAGCTAAAAAGTACAAACAATTTTCCACCCTTAGAATTACTCATTAGAAGTTCCGcatgtaacagctatgtatgcaatatatgtaaaatgagcaTTTTCATGTTCGAGTGCAGTGACTATCATTCAGAAATTTTATGTAGAGGATTAACCTGAGTTACTAGGTTAAAGATTTGTGTTAGAGGACAGTAGAAATGCTTATTTCGTTAACTTTCTGGTTAAGTAGTGTTTTCTATAGGGTGTATTTTACATCAGCAAAGCATGTAGGGTTTTTACACCAGGCTGCTTGGTTGAAATTTCCAGAGCTCTTAAACCACATCTACTTAACGATGCAGGTTGTCTATCAGGTAGCTGCCTGAAGATCCTGCTGGAAACTTAACCAGTGATACTTACTCACCTAACAGTAGTGTCTATTTCACGTCACATCAAATTTTGATCTTTATATGTTGCCTCACTCACTTCACTCTTCTAATTTTCTAGGTCCTTATTTTCTAGCTAATACataatttctgccttttttctctcaAAAGTTTGTATTCTACCATCCTTTATCCTCAACCCCTAGAGATTCTAAGAATCCTGATAGCCTGCCTTGATGCAACATGATTGGCTTAGTGTGGGAACAAATTTTTGACCTATTGCTCACTCTTCTTTACTGTGACTTTGTACACTATTAGCTTGCTTAGCACTTTTTATCCCTCACAGGCAAAAAATGATGACTTTCAGCCTagcctctgttttcatttttacccaGTTCAGGGTGGGTAGGGTGTGAATTCATGGATTTTAGGAGGTTTATAATATAGCAAATGGGAATGCAGTAAGGTGGCTGCTGGAAATGCATGGACTGTCTTGGACTGCCAGAGTTGGAAGAGACCTAGACCAGTGTGTCACGTAATGTGACTGATTCCTTGAGTGTCACCTCCTGGGTAACTCTACTTGGGTGGGGCCCCCAGTCTGTGTGTATGCTCCATTTCCTCCACAGCTCTGCTTCCTTTGGCCTCATTGACCCTcctctctccttgtcttttcAGAATGAAGTGTCAGAGAATCACTTCCTGCCTGTAGCTGCCTGTCAGGTTAGGTAGGTTGGAGGTCTTCCATAAGCTGTGCTTTTGTGCTCTTTCTGGGCTACAGAATTAGTGAGAAAGGAAGGATTAGTTTGTCATTTGGCTTAAACATTTGTTTGTTCAGCCTAAAATTTGATGAAGCGTCATATAGCCCTCTACAGTTTATTAGATGAGAAATCTTTCGGTTTTTGTATGCATATCAAAGTAGCTGGTAGTCACCTACTATTTTTATCCTCTCTATAGACATATAAAttacacaaatataaatttatttttatatgcataaaatagaataaagccAATTACTTTAAATCTGGAAGGGTTGAGGGGCTAAGGTATTTTGGTtaaattaaaattggaaataGTCTAAGACTTAGAGTACGAAGTAAGTAAAACTAGTGATCCCTTTAGTAATTGTTTGATTTCAGGAATCGTTATTAATGTTAGTTTTCATTCGTGCTATAGATGAGGGCTGTAACGAGGACAGGATGGTCTCTGGTAACTTCATAGTCTTGGTTTATTTTCTAATGAAAGAAATGTAGCATGTAAATGAAGGAATAAGTTTGTGGCTTTTCTATAGCTCCTTCATTTTACATGAATACCCAAACATCAGGACATGCTTCAGTTAGGGAAAGGTTTTACCAAAGGAGTCATACGAATTTTTCATATAATAGccatttccaataaatatttcatcttaaaatCCGTTATTTGACATTATTTTGCTTAGTGATCTGAGATACTTAAAACTGTGTTCTCTACTTCTAGATGAGAATCAAGTAgcaataaattttctaaaatgacatTGGAACTCAGTTTCCcttagtattttatatttcaaaattgtatttgtcTGCAGCTTTCGAGGAACCTGGCCATGATTTGTGTTATTTCTTGTCAGTGGGGCTTTCTGAACTATGCAATGCGATCATTGTAATGAATAATATtagtattcattatgaattgttGTGCCATTTACTCAACTATTCAAAAGTGCAGTGTCTTAGATGGTATATTTATGGTTaaatagtcaaataaaataacgtctgatatttttcatgtttagtATTAAAAATGACCTGATCTATTGGATTTAGGGTTCACTTTTAAACTACAAAAATGGTTTCCTTTAAATAATGCATTGGGGATCTTCAGGTAGGAACATTTACAATGTTCGGGGGAAACTTCCCTTAAGAAAGACTCTTCCatactgtaagaaaaaaattttaggcCTAAATTGGATGCTTTGCAGAAATGGATCagcttttatcttttattatatgCTCCTTAAACACAGTTGAAAAGAATTGCAGGTGGAAGAGCTgagcacatattttaaattaaatgatggGCAATGTAAAGATTAATTTTCATGTCAGAAAGATTTTGTGGATTCTTGTGAAAATGTGTATGATTATTTTTACTTGCTTAATGTTAAGAAGTGTATTTGATTTGCTTAATATTGCATCAAGGAATGAACTTTGTATGATTGCATAGAGTGCTGTATTGAGAGAAGTGTTGTTTTCTGCTGGCTTCTCCTTCTGAACTCCCTTTGAGTGATACTCCAGACTTTAATTTAATCTGCCTTTGAGTTCTTGAAGGCAGCGAAGTAGTAGTCATTTCATGCCTGCTCTGGAACATTAAATAGACATAGATAAAAATCTGTCAGTTGTACATTGGCTGTTTTTCAAGGCCAGTGTTATTTCACGCTCCCTAAGCCTCCTAAAATGACCCAGCTTGGCCCTAGGTTCTGCGCGTTCCACTCTTCTAATCTGTCTGTCTACTTTTAGGAGTGTGCAGACTGGTGCCTAAAATGGAAGTAGATGTTAATGGAGAGTCCAGAAGTGCCCTGAGCACCCTGCCCTTGCCCGTGGCCGAGGGGAGCTCCCCGGGAAGGGTGGAGGCAGAGAAGCCCCGCTGCTCCAGCACGCCGTGCTCCCCGATGCGCCGGACTGTGTCAGGCTACCAGATCCTGCACATGGACTCGAACTATCTGGTGGGCTTCACAACTGGTGAGGAACTCCTGAAGTTAGCCCAGAAGTGCACAGGAGGGGAAGAGAGTAAGGGCGAAGCCGTGCCTTCCTTGCGCTCCAAACAGCTGGATGCAGGACTTGCCCGTTCCTCTCGTTTGTATAAAACCAGAAGTAGGTACTACCAGCCATACGAGATTCCAGCTGTCAATGGCAGGAGGCGAAGGCGGATGCCCAGCTCAGGAGACAAGTGCACTAAATCTTTACCGTATGAACCTTATAAGGCCCTCCATGGGCCCCTGCCTCTTTGTCTTCTTAAAGGTAAGAGGGCTCACTCCAAATCTCTGGACTACCTCAATCTAGATAAAATGAACATCAAGGAGCCGGCGGACACAGAAGTGCTACAGTACCAGCTTCAACACCTCACCCTCAGAGGGGACCGCGTGTTTGCTCGGAATAACACATGAATGCCCTGCAGAGTGTAAAGCAGTTGAGGTCAGCCTACACTGGGCTAGAAAAACCCACTGTTGTGCTCTGTACAGGACTCTTCATGTTATAGATGGTTATATCAGCTAAGTGCTCCAGGAACATAACAATTGTTGGGGTCAAATTTTggatacagaaatgaaatcaCAGGTACTTGGGGGGAAATTCTAGAGCACGCAACTGCAAAGAAAGCAGAATGTTGACCATTAGTTTATGTGGCTTTTGAGCTAGGATAAAAGGCTTTGGTACCGCGGGGTCATCTATGATTCTGGCGCGCGAATTGGGAATGTTATCTGCTTGGTTGTTGCTGACTTGGTCTGGTtgattagaaatttatatctTAAGTCCTCAAGTACTTCTTTAATCTctgtattttactataaaatgtatgtaatgatttgttttatgaaatttaGAACTTGAACATTGCTGAATTggaccactttttatttttaaatattgagtttaaatattttataactggttttgcactgaaaaaaattaacatttcagaTTGACAAGAGAATAATGTTTCTTCACTTGCCTCAATAATATTATTGAgcaatgaattttttaatttccGCATGGAAAGTTATTGATCTCTATGGCTGTAAGATATTTCTTTATAGCGTTATTAACGTGTGTCTTAATAAAACTCAATTTGGGatacaaagtatttattttacaatggGTCGGGGGAAGCTTTTCCAGGAAGTTTCCAACATGAAGTTTTCGTAAGTTGAAAAAGTTTCCTTCgtgcttattttctaatttaaaattcatctgGAACTTTAAAATGGAAAGGATTCTTTTAGTTGTGGATTCTAGGCATAATACTATTTGCATCTGAATGTTCTATAAGTGAATGGAACTTTAATAGAGGAACTCATGATTTCTACTATTGAATGCTTAACCGAAGTATGAAGTGACTCCAGTCAGCATGGCATTGGGTCATTCCAGTTTTAGTTTGGTGCAGAACAAGCACTCGTTGAAATTCCAGTTTCTAGGATTAGTATAGGAGCCTAAAGTGCTTCTACAGTTTTAATAGGTTAATCCTGGATTACTTAACAATTTATGTCAATTGCACTGGTTTAATTTGTTGCTAAAGAAATATTACCCTGGCTTTAGTAACAAATACAGCTCAACTATTCttgaatatattttggaaaaaaaaaaaagtatgtaacTTAACCTTTTGtaaaagtttctatttcttctatttgACTCTTGAAGGTGCAATTTATTACTGAATTGGCATTTCTGGCAGCATAGAactgcttattttaaattttatttcggAGGCTGTGAGTTTCTTAGGTGTTAGCAATCTTGCTTATAAAATAAGAACACCTTTTAATTCAGTGGGTCATTCCTGGTGCAGTTGTGACTTTTCTTTCGCCAGGATAAATGACAAACTATTTAGAGCAGAATAAGTATTAGGAAATCCTAGGAACTCTTAATCAACATTTATTATGCTTTCATTGAGGCAAAACATGTGAAAGAACCTTGGCCCATGTCTTACTAAGCTGATCGGATTTCTTAGTGGGCTGGAAATTTTCAGCtgttgatattttaaagtaaattgcaCCTTTGTAACATATTGTATTGACTAATGATCATTAAGATGAACTATATCTATACAGTCATTAGTTTGACAAGAAATAGAATCCTGTCAGATGCCAAAGAGTTgggatttttacttttaatgattAAACATCGTTATTTATTGATGATTTACCCTGTGGAACTGTGTTATTTCTAACTATGAAATAAAAGGGTGATGTAAACACACATTGTTGTGTGATGCTTTAAACGAGGTTCACCATGAATAGGCTAGTTCCTGTTCAAGAATTCCACCTAAGCACTTATTCTTAggccccactttttttttttttttttttttaaagttacttttggTGCTCATTCCCATTTCAAGGTAAAAGATGTATTCGTGACAATGACATGTATTCATTCCCTTACAAAACACAACTGTGTACCTGTGAGATCTGTCCCTGCCTATGCGCCTAAATAATTTCTTGagctaaataaaaaatgtagctttttgttttgttttgtttttacttaaagaCAGGTGAAACTCTGTTGCAGAAAATGAAGGGGTAAAAAGTTGGAAACATGGCCTATTTGCTGTTGTCTGCCTGGTAAAGATAcgtaattttaagttttctttcctagaaagaaagttttgaaacTCATAGGCAGtaagttttcaaaatgtgtttgtcAAGCCCCTTCATTAATGAATTCTTACGTTCTCTGCACTCCGCGGTCTTGTTCTCCAAGAAAAAAGGTTAGGCTGGATCTcttttagctaaaaaaaaaaaaaaaaaaaaatcccatttcctcttttcctctagtcttttaatatgttctatttttgaactctttttattctttttaaattcagtttaatTTAATATTCCATACTGCATGGGGCACACTTTTGGCCATATCTACCTGATGATGTTATCTTATGGTGCTTGCCCTCACATTGCAGTACCACATAacatcaaatttcttttttcagttttttttcagaaataccaTGTTTTAGAGGCTCAGCAGAGGCAGGAAGTAGCAATAGAATTTCAGTCCTGCCTCACTCTGAGGTGAGCGCTCTTGCTCCTCTGACTTCTGTCCAGCTGCATATGTATTCCAGGGCTCCAGTAGTCTGCAGTCAGGGAAGAAAAGACTATGGGGaggaattaaaatgtaaactcaCTCTGAACCCACGGATCTTCCGGACTCTGTCCTGCTCAACTGGGCTCCTGTTCCAGGCCCATCAAGCCCTGTCTGTGGCTCTCACTTAGGCCCTGTAAGTCCCTTGTGTGGGTCactgccttttttcttctttgagatgTTTTCGTTTCAACGATTTCAATATTTGCGGTTTCGAGAAGCTTTTAGAAGATTCTAAAACTTCCTTTAAAAGGCAAATTGGTGTTTCactaaagaaagaatattttttgagATCTTGAGAAAAGCAACCAATTTTCACTTATGTTCTCATTCTTGCTTTTATCTCTGAAAGGCTTTTATTCCATTACAACcactgaaattttgttttaaagggaatttttaaatgaCCCTGGCCTAAGTGCTTTGTTCTCAGTCAGAGAAAGTAGGAGGAGAGACTGTCAAGCAGTTTATTAATGGAGTAAGTGGCTTAGAAGATGTGGGGTGGAAAGAGAGCAGGGATGTATGTTACTGTAGTGCAGAGAGGAcagcaaggattaaatgaaattggcttttaaacaatataatttgattagagaaatggaaactgaTGAAGATTGCCTTGGAAATGTAATAAATGCGATCAGAAAGCTGGAAGTGGAGGTTGTCAGCACGTAACGATGCACTTCACTTTGTAATGTGCTCCTTTAAGTAGGAATTATGAAATGGATTCTTTGATATTTTacatgagaagaaaatgaaggatttTTCTGGCTGAGGAGAGCAGCACTAGAGacaaatcaaaagaagaatggGTTTGATTTGTTATTTTGAGTTTGCTGAGCCCCTAGGATACTTAGGTCCTCTCGTTGGGGGGAGATGTTGAATTTGTCTTCTCACCATTGTGAAACGACTTTGTGCAGGGCCTTATTAAATAACTTTAGAGGAAAAGTCTGAAACCATATCTCCTAAGCGATGTCACCCCTGATCTTGAGGTTGTCTTTGATGTACGGATTTATGGGCGAGCACAGgatgagaaaaaggaactctttaAACAGAAGAACGCAGCATGTACTGGAATGAAAGAGAGTAGCTGCACAGTCAGTGGAGTCCTTATATGATCCTGGCTGGGGTGGCTTCTTGGAACGAAGGGCTCTGATGCTTTCGCTTTTGTGGAAAAGCTAGCAGCACTTTCAAAGTTCCTGCCCAACGCTCTCGGGAACGGGTTCTTACTGTGTGCATGtggaaagaggagggaacactggTTCGTGATGATGACCTGTAAGTCTGATTCACCAGGAAGGCTATTCTTCACCCAACTTTTATGTCAAAGGGTTGCGCgtggaaatatatatttggaagacTTTAAATCATCGATCCCTGGCCTAAGGCTTCAGTTAGGGAAAGGAACTTAAGCAGTAAGGAGTTGTTGAACTTACTGAAATTCAGATTTTGGCTAAGTGGTTAGAACTGACATGGCAAATGCTAAGCATGCATACCACCATGCTTTTCACCTGTACGTGGGGCAGACATCACTCATCAGTGTGCAGTTTCTCTTTCCGTCCACATGCAGCCTCATCATTTTCGTTAAACCAACCACCATTTCAGGCAGCTGCTACCAAATCGATTAGCATTACACTGGAGATAAAATGTTTGCCCACCACACCCCCCGCAGTGGATTATAATGTGAGTTGAAAAATGATCTGGACATTTTTGAGTAGAAGACCATTCTGGGCCCTCTCTTCTAACCAGAGAACAGAG is drawn from Rhinolophus ferrumequinum isolate MPI-CBG mRhiFer1 chromosome 7, mRhiFer1_v1.p, whole genome shotgun sequence and contains these coding sequences:
- the MACIR gene encoding macrophage immunometabolism regulator codes for the protein MEVDVNGESRSALSTLPLPVAEGSSPGRVEAEKPRCSSTPCSPMRRTVSGYQILHMDSNYLVGFTTGEELLKLAQKCTGGEESKGEAVPSLRSKQLDAGLARSSRLYKTRSRYYQPYEIPAVNGRRRRRMPSSGDKCTKSLPYEPYKALHGPLPLCLLKGKRAHSKSLDYLNLDKMNIKEPADTEVLQYQLQHLTLRGDRVFARNNT